From Pararhodobacter zhoushanensis, the proteins below share one genomic window:
- a CDS encoding glycosyltransferase family 2 protein, protein MAAVLNLNFYDEQRQTIPFHLSIRATEKLIVVNRRDAAGWRREVALPWRFAPRPLSVDLHFSAGRVEVKVDHTLVGIFDALPRPDRTGRLFLRRGFPALKQIAWVETAGALAQDSVRLVELKRSGDAQPGVHLSEAFEVLLRGLPATHAAAGTLRVSGFPEDIPAVLRRLPFPMRSGQPEYALAAVLPGRVWDGGAEALDLVLSDATGRALGTLALDRAQVAARIEALAQSGGFALDDRAALQAIEHARHAGVLAQLTPSARAALGAAADLFGLSRYLAEGRAEGAAETVLIPPSEEPDDPTPLIADRFGAQMRGAPDSDPLALLRTELAALPHAGPLRTALITRVTEWFCLQGRVRDLMALRRELAVPLPTRAADGDLWTLSIQLPLDYAEGQFDRVSKALWQLAPVKPAWISTPAIGWVLEQAAVSAPDLDGNLPLDEARDYIISAALDLIDSRASDYWDRTECRCLMRGTVAVLVALDSLPDWLADRAVAAAARVYGLSPTFWAQIAAAQALSAWVLPTELRTLQDAFAQLSTLIEQGAQTKPEGRRALSLSLALFRQFGARDLVRFRRDLFGPGGVSGDDPAGVQAALVEGLDPAESALRALAFPGAVPPEDPAVLIHARKGLLAANPELVRAPFGAQRAALRAAARRLLAGPAQPVVLAQITTGLSALGGVKGDFLGLTLGLSLARGLLAQERTAEAQALLERVEALAETLARHEERAALATQAAPRQALQSLLHAQGAHPAVARIAAVLDPLLGPDLSVPRDDRTADLWAQADPVQDTLLCLYTCQPNLSTRVQTIRETWLPLLAGMGVPALIFVGGGDGRRDGDVVFLDAPDDYEGLPQKSLAMARWVRDHTRFAHLVKVDDDCFLDPAAWFGDLAHRGVDYYGRRLTRVRGQMDRSWHMPKSRSARGRLELDKSPEPSVYADGGSGYALSRRAMDCLVSAAASPGGQELIHLSFMEDKLVGDLLAKSDIWVDGTDYRVSVLRRTKPGGPLVAAWENGFLPFAGGGVKLAHLDGHERMAEVLAGLSDPLPRPSKIWPSFQPVRLGGRSNTLDLISSAAQLRAVNAAPVAVVACLRNEMFMLPRFFDHYRALGVQGFLMADNGSDDGTFEYLAEQPDVALFSVDTPYNQSHYGVAWQQALMANFRSGRWSLMADADELLLWNADLTGSLPDLVESEDFAGADAARIFMLDMYPQGSLAQADFVSDTPFAQAGFVDRDPFLAASAARGPYSDSPIWTSALRHRLMPGSRAELFVAQKIALLKYRPWMRLSAGLHFVADTKLARRALIFAHFKYNAAFRAKALAEVARRQHFNNAEEYRKYLALVSEGRDVIYDPDVSVPWDQAEFVRRVCAGGGLSGD, encoded by the coding sequence ATGGCCGCGGTCCTGAACCTCAACTTCTATGACGAACAGCGCCAGACGATTCCGTTTCACCTGTCGATCCGGGCCACGGAAAAGCTGATCGTGGTCAACCGCCGCGATGCGGCGGGGTGGCGGCGTGAGGTGGCGCTGCCGTGGCGGTTTGCCCCGCGACCCCTGAGCGTGGATCTGCATTTTTCGGCCGGGCGTGTCGAGGTCAAGGTCGACCACACACTGGTGGGCATTTTTGATGCGCTGCCCCGGCCTGACCGGACGGGGCGGCTGTTTTTGCGTCGGGGCTTTCCCGCGCTGAAGCAGATCGCGTGGGTGGAAACCGCTGGTGCGCTGGCCCAGGACAGTGTGCGCCTTGTCGAGCTCAAGCGCAGCGGCGATGCGCAGCCGGGCGTGCATCTGAGCGAGGCGTTCGAGGTTCTTCTGCGCGGCCTGCCCGCTACCCATGCTGCCGCCGGAACCCTGCGCGTTTCCGGTTTCCCCGAGGATATTCCCGCCGTCTTGCGCAGACTGCCCTTTCCGATGCGCAGCGGTCAGCCGGAATACGCGCTGGCGGCTGTCCTGCCCGGCCGCGTCTGGGACGGCGGGGCCGAGGCGCTGGATCTGGTCTTGAGCGATGCCACCGGGCGCGCGCTGGGTACGCTTGCGCTGGACCGCGCGCAGGTCGCCGCCCGGATCGAGGCACTGGCGCAGTCAGGCGGCTTTGCTCTGGACGACCGGGCGGCGTTGCAGGCGATCGAACACGCGCGCCACGCAGGGGTGCTGGCGCAGCTCACGCCAAGTGCGCGCGCGGCGTTGGGCGCTGCTGCGGACCTGTTCGGGCTGAGCCGCTATCTGGCCGAGGGGCGCGCCGAGGGCGCGGCGGAGACGGTGCTGATCCCACCGTCCGAGGAACCGGATGATCCGACGCCCTTGATCGCCGATCGCTTCGGCGCGCAGATGCGTGGCGCGCCTGACAGTGACCCGCTTGCCCTGCTGCGCACCGAGCTTGCGGCCCTGCCACACGCGGGCCCGCTGCGCACTGCGCTGATTACGCGGGTGACCGAATGGTTCTGCCTGCAGGGCCGCGTTCGCGATTTGATGGCCCTGCGCCGTGAACTGGCCGTGCCGCTGCCTACCCGTGCTGCTGACGGGGATTTGTGGACCCTGTCGATTCAGCTGCCGCTCGATTACGCCGAAGGGCAGTTTGACCGGGTGTCTAAAGCGTTATGGCAACTTGCGCCGGTCAAGCCCGCGTGGATCTCGACCCCCGCGATTGGCTGGGTTCTGGAACAGGCGGCCGTCTCGGCGCCCGATCTGGACGGCAACCTGCCGCTGGACGAGGCGCGCGACTACATCATCAGTGCAGCGCTGGATCTGATTGACAGCCGCGCGAGCGACTATTGGGACCGGACTGAGTGCCGGTGCCTGATGCGCGGCACGGTGGCGGTCTTGGTCGCCTTGGATAGCCTGCCCGACTGGCTGGCGGATCGGGCTGTTGCCGCCGCGGCGCGTGTCTATGGTCTTAGCCCGACGTTCTGGGCGCAGATTGCCGCTGCGCAGGCGCTGTCAGCCTGGGTGTTGCCGACCGAATTGCGCACGCTGCAGGACGCCTTCGCGCAGCTCAGTACCCTGATCGAGCAGGGGGCACAGACCAAACCCGAGGGTCGCCGCGCGCTGAGCCTCAGTCTCGCGCTGTTCCGGCAATTCGGCGCGCGCGATTTGGTGCGGTTTCGCCGGGACCTGTTCGGGCCGGGCGGCGTGTCCGGGGACGATCCGGCAGGTGTGCAGGCGGCGCTGGTCGAAGGATTGGATCCTGCCGAGTCTGCGCTGCGGGCGCTGGCCTTTCCCGGCGCTGTCCCGCCCGAAGACCCGGCGGTGCTGATCCACGCCCGAAAGGGGTTGCTGGCGGCCAATCCCGAGCTGGTGCGCGCACCCTTCGGGGCACAGCGTGCCGCGCTGCGTGCGGCAGCACGCCGGTTGCTTGCCGGACCTGCGCAGCCCGTAGTTCTGGCGCAGATCACGACCGGGCTGAGCGCACTGGGCGGGGTGAAGGGCGATTTTCTGGGTCTGACTCTGGGCTTGTCGCTGGCGCGTGGTCTGCTGGCGCAAGAGCGCACAGCCGAGGCGCAGGCGCTGCTTGAGAGGGTCGAGGCGCTGGCGGAAACGCTGGCCAGGCACGAGGAACGGGCGGCTCTGGCGACGCAGGCCGCGCCGCGACAGGCGCTGCAAAGCCTGCTGCACGCGCAGGGTGCGCACCCGGCCGTGGCGCGGATCGCCGCCGTGCTTGACCCACTGCTGGGGCCGGACCTGTCGGTCCCGCGCGACGACCGCACCGCCGATCTTTGGGCGCAGGCGGATCCGGTGCAGGATACGCTTTTGTGCCTGTATACCTGCCAGCCCAACCTGAGCACCCGCGTGCAGACAATCCGCGAAACGTGGTTGCCGCTGCTCGCCGGGATGGGCGTGCCGGCGCTGATCTTTGTCGGTGGCGGCGACGGGCGACGGGACGGGGACGTGGTCTTTCTGGATGCGCCCGACGATTACGAAGGCCTGCCGCAGAAGTCGCTGGCGATGGCGCGCTGGGTGCGTGACCACACGCGCTTTGCGCATCTGGTCAAGGTCGATGACGATTGCTTTCTGGACCCGGCAGCATGGTTCGGGGATCTGGCGCATCGGGGGGTGGACTATTATGGCCGCCGTCTGACGCGTGTGCGCGGTCAGATGGACCGCAGCTGGCACATGCCCAAGTCGCGCAGCGCGCGCGGGCGGCTTGAACTGGACAAGTCACCCGAACCGTCGGTCTATGCCGATGGCGGCTCGGGCTATGCCTTGTCACGGCGCGCCATGGATTGTCTGGTCTCCGCAGCGGCCAGCCCCGGGGGACAAGAGCTGATCCACCTGTCCTTTATGGAGGACAAGCTGGTCGGCGATCTGCTGGCCAAGAGCGATATCTGGGTCGATGGCACCGACTACCGGGTCAGCGTCTTGCGGCGAACGAAGCCGGGCGGGCCCTTGGTCGCGGCGTGGGAGAACGGCTTTCTGCCCTTCGCCGGCGGTGGGGTGAAGCTGGCGCATCTGGACGGGCACGAGCGCATGGCCGAGGTGCTGGCCGGGTTGTCCGACCCCTTGCCGCGACCGTCCAAGATCTGGCCCAGCTTTCAGCCGGTGCGGCTGGGCGGGCGGTCGAACACGCTGGATCTGATCTCGTCTGCTGCGCAGTTGCGCGCGGTGAACGCGGCCCCGGTCGCCGTTGTCGCCTGTCTGCGCAACGAGATGTTCATGTTGCCCCGGTTCTTCGACCACTACCGCGCGCTGGGTGTGCAAGGGTTCCTGATGGCCGACAACGGCTCGGATGACGGGACGTTTGAGTATCTGGCCGAGCAACCCGATGTGGCGCTGTTTTCGGTCGATACCCCCTACAACCAGTCGCATTACGGCGTGGCGTGGCAACAGGCGCTGATGGCCAACTTCCGTTCAGGCCGTTGGTCGCTGATGGCAGATGCCGATGAGTTGTTGCTGTGGAACGCCGATCTGACCGGCAGCCTGCCGGATCTGGTTGAAAGCGAGGATTTCGCCGGGGCCGATGCGGCGCGGATCTTCATGCTGGACATGTATCCCCAAGGCTCTCTGGCGCAGGCCGATTTCGTCAGCGACACGCCCTTTGCGCAGGCCGGTTTCGTGGACCGTGACCCGTTTCTGGCCGCGTCAGCCGCGCGCGGGCCATATTCGGATTCGCCGATCTGGACCAGTGCCCTGCGTCACCGGCTGATGCCCGGCTCTCGCGCCGAGCTGTTCGTTGCGCAAAAGATCGCGTTGCTGAAATACCGGCCGTGGATGCGGCTGTCGGCGGGGCTGCATTTTGTGGCGGACACAAAGCTGGCGCGGCGCGCGCTGATCTTTGCGCATTTCAAATACAACGCGGCGTTCCGCGCCAAGGCGCTGGCTGAAGTTGCCCGCCGCCAGCATTTCAACAACGCCGAGGAATACCGCAAGTATCTGGCGCTGGTGTCCGAAGGACGCGACGTGATCTATGATCCAGACGTCTCGGTGCCGTGGGATCAGGCCGAATTCGTGCGCCGCGTGTGTGCCGGGGGCGGGCTGTCGGGCGATTGA
- a CDS encoding glycosyltransferase family 2 protein — translation MNGTATPLISVIVPVFDVAAQIGAAMASLLGQTLTDFEVIVIDDGSTDGSGAVAEAAVAGDARFRFIRQANRGLSGARNAGLALARGAFVAFLDGDDAFEPGFLADLHAAIERESTDWAACAVLLTYPDESESTHPAIHASTGPEAARTIALTDAREVARQFPSAWNKLYRRALFDGLAYPEGSWFEDHEVFWALAARAPALAYVPEPLYRHRRERAGQITGADSDRVFEQLRVLDRLYPLIMASGMTNPHEGYARLATRLVHERALALRDRRRRAQFLTGVVALFERLGVLWSPDWDPEISRGLGLALAGERPLSVVLLGDAQAALPGVLAQTMADFELVVVGRTLPAGLPPDLPVQHLQAPVTLAALADTLQGRWVLLLGAGETLLPDGAMRLVNLGEASKARLAMGGFERSTQGYHDGWTDNTRAGADLDALPVHGGLIPMGARPALFLYPLLANRVIRRDLLAGMQPDLSVPAGIAAVQAVVLSSALAAHKAGYTRLAVAGAPDRPVAVPGLLRARRQIAAFPDEPALPRGWRAVLFLRLVRLRRGWGVLRWPLALALALFARWLSAEQDARADPETPRWVHAALRLFRRAR, via the coding sequence ATGAATGGCACCGCTACTCCTCTGATTTCGGTCATCGTGCCGGTGTTCGACGTCGCGGCGCAGATCGGCGCGGCCATGGCCAGTCTGCTGGGCCAGACGCTGACCGATTTCGAAGTGATCGTGATTGACGACGGCTCGACCGACGGGTCGGGCGCGGTGGCCGAGGCCGCGGTGGCTGGCGATGCGCGGTTTCGCTTCATCCGTCAGGCCAATCGCGGGCTTTCCGGCGCGCGCAACGCCGGGCTGGCGCTGGCGCGTGGGGCGTTTGTCGCGTTTCTGGACGGTGACGACGCGTTTGAGCCGGGTTTTCTGGCCGACCTGCACGCCGCGATCGAGCGTGAGAGCACCGACTGGGCCGCCTGTGCCGTGTTGCTGACCTATCCCGACGAAAGCGAGAGCACGCATCCCGCGATCCACGCCAGCACCGGGCCGGAAGCGGCGCGGACCATCGCGCTGACCGATGCCCGAGAAGTTGCGCGGCAGTTTCCGTCGGCGTGGAACAAGCTCTATCGCCGGGCGCTGTTCGACGGGCTGGCCTATCCCGAGGGCAGCTGGTTCGAAGATCACGAGGTGTTCTGGGCGCTTGCCGCGCGGGCCCCGGCGCTGGCCTATGTGCCCGAGCCGCTGTACCGCCACCGTCGCGAGCGGGCAGGTCAGATCACCGGCGCCGACAGCGACCGGGTGTTCGAGCAACTCAGGGTGCTGGATCGCCTGTATCCGTTGATCATGGCCAGCGGCATGACCAACCCGCACGAGGGCTACGCAAGGCTGGCGACGCGGCTGGTGCATGAACGCGCGCTGGCGCTGCGCGACCGCCGGCGACGCGCGCAGTTTCTGACCGGCGTTGTGGCGTTGTTCGAGCGGCTGGGGGTGCTCTGGTCGCCAGACTGGGATCCTGAGATCAGCCGGGGTCTGGGATTGGCACTGGCCGGAGAGAGGCCGCTGTCGGTGGTCCTGTTGGGGGACGCGCAGGCCGCCCTGCCGGGCGTGCTGGCGCAGACAATGGCGGATTTCGAGCTTGTGGTGGTGGGTCGCACGCTGCCCGCCGGGCTGCCGCCGGACCTGCCGGTGCAGCATCTGCAAGCGCCGGTAACGCTGGCTGCGCTTGCCGACACGCTGCAAGGCCGTTGGGTGCTGCTGCTGGGCGCGGGCGAGACGCTGTTGCCGGACGGCGCGATGCGGCTGGTCAATCTTGGCGAGGCCAGCAAGGCTCGGCTGGCGATGGGCGGGTTTGAGCGCTCAACGCAGGGCTATCACGACGGCTGGACCGACAACACGCGGGCCGGGGCTGATCTGGATGCGCTGCCGGTACACGGCGGTCTGATCCCGATGGGCGCGCGCCCGGCGCTGTTCTTGTATCCGTTGCTGGCCAATCGCGTGATCCGGCGCGATCTTCTGGCCGGCATGCAACCGGATCTGAGTGTCCCGGCGGGCATTGCCGCCGTGCAGGCCGTGGTCCTGTCCAGCGCTCTGGCGGCGCACAAGGCGGGCTATACACGGCTGGCCGTCGCGGGTGCACCGGATCGCCCCGTCGCTGTGCCGGGCTTGCTGCGCGCCCGCCGCCAGATCGCCGCGTTCCCCGACGAGCCTGCGCTGCCGCGCGGCTGGCGGGCGGTGTTGTTTCTGCGGCTGGTGCGTTTGCGCCGGGGCTGGGGTGTCTTGCGCTGGCCGCTGGCGCTGGCCCTTGCCCTGTTCGCACGATGGCTATCCGCTGAGCAGGATGCCCGCGCCGACCCTGAAACGCCCCGCTGGGTGCACGCAGCTCTGCGGCTCTTTCGGCGCGCCCGGTGA
- a CDS encoding TRAP transporter large permease, whose protein sequence is MTLTLIGFAILLFLAFVGVPLAFATLAVGFFGLMYLRGFDAAFAASSQWIVDTSTNYNFSIIPLFVFMGALIHRSGISNDLYAASYAWLGRFRGGLALAGVLSCAGFAAVCGSSLATAATMTRVAVPSMRKFKYNEGFSAGTIAAGGTLGIMIPPSVPLAIYGIVAGEDIGQLFIAGILPGLMLVVLFMAAVLIVTAIRPDFGPKGRAMGLIETLRASYSTWPVIILFGIVLLGIYAGIFTPTEAAGVGCAGAFIMGVMRGHFRDRASIFGVIEETVSTTAMIFAIVFAALILAQFVNLTGMPYELRALVLDMGLGPIGLVLMICAICVLLGTVFESIGILLLIIPVFLPSLESLGVNLIWFGILVIIVIELGLITPPIGMNVFTVKSVAPEIPLSAIFLGVTPYIVAMVLGGVLILLIPQIATLLPDAMR, encoded by the coding sequence ATGACCCTGACCCTGATCGGTTTCGCGATCCTGCTGTTTCTGGCCTTTGTCGGCGTGCCGCTGGCCTTTGCCACGCTCGCCGTGGGGTTCTTTGGCCTGATGTATCTGCGCGGCTTCGACGCGGCCTTTGCCGCCTCGTCGCAGTGGATCGTGGACACCTCGACCAACTACAATTTCTCGATCATCCCGCTGTTTGTCTTCATGGGCGCGCTGATCCACCGATCCGGCATCAGCAACGACCTGTATGCCGCCTCCTACGCGTGGCTCGGGCGTTTTCGCGGCGGGCTGGCGCTGGCGGGCGTGCTGTCGTGCGCCGGGTTCGCGGCGGTCTGTGGCTCGTCGCTGGCCACGGCGGCCACGATGACCCGCGTAGCCGTGCCGTCGATGCGCAAGTTCAAGTATAATGAGGGCTTCTCGGCCGGGACCATCGCCGCCGGGGGCACGTTGGGGATCATGATCCCGCCCTCGGTTCCCTTGGCGATCTATGGCATCGTGGCGGGTGAAGACATCGGCCAGTTGTTCATCGCGGGCATTTTGCCGGGGCTGATGCTGGTTGTCCTGTTCATGGCGGCTGTGCTGATCGTCACCGCCATCCGCCCCGACTTCGGCCCCAAGGGCCGCGCGATGGGCCTGATCGAGACGCTGCGCGCCTCGTATTCCACATGGCCGGTGATCATCCTTTTTGGCATCGTGCTGCTCGGCATCTACGCGGGCATCTTCACCCCGACCGAGGCCGCCGGTGTCGGCTGCGCCGGGGCCTTCATCATGGGCGTGATGCGCGGGCATTTCAGGGACCGCGCCAGCATCTTCGGCGTGATCGAGGAAACCGTGAGCACCACGGCGATGATCTTCGCGATTGTCTTCGCCGCGCTGATCCTTGCGCAATTCGTCAACCTGACCGGCATGCCGTACGAGCTTCGCGCGCTGGTGCTGGACATGGGGTTGGGGCCGATCGGCCTGGTCCTGATGATCTGCGCGATCTGCGTGCTGCTGGGCACGGTGTTTGAATCCATCGGCATCCTGTTGCTGATCATCCCGGTCTTTCTGCCGTCGCTGGAATCGCTGGGCGTGAACCTGATCTGGTTCGGCATTCTGGTGATCATCGTGATCGAGCTGGGCCTGATCACGCCGCCCATCGGCATGAACGTCTTCACCGTCAAATCCGTCGCCCCCGAGATCCCGCTAAGCGCGATCTTCCTGGGCGTGACCCCCTATATCGTCGCCATGGTTTTGGGCGGCGTGCTGATCCTTCTCATCCCGCAGATCGCCACGCTTCTGCCGGACGCGATGCGCTAA
- a CDS encoding aldehyde dehydrogenase family protein, protein MTDCIETHLYIDGAACPASDGGSYEIHNPARPSELVGRAAAGTVADVDRAVRAAHAAFPAWAALSYDERAVILRKVAAALTEDSALVDARARLFTREHGKILRETHLEISRLGERFVQSADYAERLARDEIIRAPRNDTIVTRQPRGVAALVVPWNWPLAILGAKLPQALMAGNTVVVKPSANSALAPTISLHRIAELLPPGVVNIVTGSAGRIGDALIGHPLVRYVNFTGSVDVGRHVMKVAAENITPVTLELGGNDAGLILSDAALSRDTFDSLYRAAFMSTGQICYALKRLYVHRSRFDEVVDGLRAVVDAQVVGDGLLPETTMGPMNNAKQLKTVTDMIGEARARGARVLELGQVPDAELYAQGYFQRPTLVVGADPTLSVVREEQFGPVLPILTFDSEDEAVALANDDQFGLASSVWSADTGRAIAMARRIEAGYTFINAHGPSANDGNAPFGGFKKSGIGRNFGYEGVTQFQGFHSIAGASGLLD, encoded by the coding sequence ATGACCGACTGCATCGAAACCCATCTCTACATTGATGGGGCGGCTTGCCCTGCCTCGGATGGTGGCAGCTATGAGATCCATAACCCCGCGCGCCCCTCGGAACTGGTCGGTCGCGCCGCCGCTGGCACGGTTGCAGATGTCGACCGGGCAGTGCGTGCCGCGCATGCCGCCTTTCCGGCATGGGCCGCGCTGAGTTATGACGAGCGTGCCGTGATCCTGCGCAAGGTTGCCGCTGCGCTGACCGAAGACAGCGCCCTTGTCGATGCCCGCGCGCGTCTGTTCACCCGCGAGCACGGCAAGATCCTGCGCGAGACGCATCTGGAGATCAGCCGACTGGGCGAGCGTTTCGTGCAATCGGCGGACTATGCCGAACGGCTGGCACGCGACGAGATCATCCGCGCACCGCGCAACGACACCATCGTCACGCGCCAGCCGCGCGGCGTGGCGGCCCTGGTGGTGCCGTGGAACTGGCCGCTGGCCATTCTGGGCGCGAAGCTGCCGCAGGCGCTGATGGCGGGCAATACCGTGGTGGTCAAACCCTCGGCCAACTCCGCGCTGGCCCCGACGATCAGCCTGCACCGCATCGCCGAACTGCTGCCGCCGGGTGTGGTGAATATCGTGACCGGCTCAGCCGGGCGGATCGGCGACGCGCTGATCGGGCACCCGCTGGTGCGCTACGTGAACTTCACCGGCTCGGTCGATGTGGGCCGTCATGTGATGAAGGTCGCCGCCGAGAATATCACCCCCGTCACACTGGAACTGGGCGGAAATGACGCCGGGCTGATCCTGAGCGACGCGGCGCTGTCACGCGACACGTTCGACAGCCTCTACCGCGCCGCGTTCATGTCGACGGGCCAGATCTGCTATGCGCTCAAGCGGCTCTACGTCCACCGCTCGCGCTTTGACGAGGTGGTCGACGGGCTGCGCGCCGTCGTCGATGCGCAGGTCGTCGGCGACGGGCTGTTGCCCGAAACGACCATGGGTCCGATGAACAACGCCAAGCAGCTCAAGACCGTCACCGACATGATCGGCGAAGCGCGCGCGCGGGGTGCCCGCGTGCTGGAGCTGGGCCAGGTCCCTGACGCTGAGCTTTACGCGCAGGGCTATTTCCAGCGCCCGACGCTGGTGGTAGGGGCCGATCCGACCCTGTCAGTGGTGCGCGAAGAGCAATTCGGCCCGGTGCTGCCGATCCTGACGTTTGACAGTGAAGACGAAGCCGTGGCGCTGGCCAATGATGACCAGTTCGGGCTGGCCTCGTCTGTATGGTCCGCCGATACCGGGCGCGCCATTGCCATGGCCCGGCGGATCGAGGCTGGCTACACCTTCATCAACGCGCATGGCCCGTCGGCCAATGACGGCAACGCGCCCTTCGGCGGGTTCAAGAAATCCGGCATCGGGCGCAATTTCGGTTATGAGGGCGTCACCCAGTTTCAGGGCTTCCACTCGATTGCCGGAGCGTCGGGGTTGCTGGACTGA
- a CDS encoding sulfotransferase family protein: MPLIIRRNNLAYFSVPKVACTSIKNMLHEMKTGEPFKPWTRPNGKTVFVHNLYSSIHFDELPHEELAPLHKITIIRDPITRFLSAYSNRVVHHRELSKEKCGGKLAKADLAPDPDLGLFIDRLEDYVRTVPVIDHHTLPMVTFLGTDPGYFNRVYDFSELKQLEADMQALTETTVPLPRLQTGGPKLRKKDLTPAQIDRLNAYYAADYAAFGDILQPT; the protein is encoded by the coding sequence ATGCCGTTGATCATCCGCCGCAATAATCTGGCCTATTTCTCGGTTCCCAAGGTCGCCTGCACGTCGATCAAGAACATGCTGCACGAAATGAAGACCGGCGAGCCTTTCAAGCCGTGGACCCGGCCGAACGGCAAGACCGTCTTCGTGCACAACCTTTACAGCTCGATCCACTTTGACGAGCTGCCGCATGAAGAGCTGGCGCCGCTGCACAAGATCACCATCATCCGGGATCCGATCACCCGCTTCCTGTCGGCCTATTCCAACCGCGTGGTTCACCACCGCGAACTGTCTAAGGAAAAATGCGGCGGCAAACTGGCCAAGGCCGATCTGGCGCCCGATCCTGATCTTGGCCTGTTCATTGACCGGCTGGAAGACTACGTGCGGACGGTGCCCGTCATCGACCACCACACGCTGCCGATGGTGACGTTTCTGGGAACCGATCCGGGCTACTTCAACCGGGTTTATGATTTTTCGGAACTCAAGCAGCTTGAGGCCGATATGCAGGCGCTGACCGAAACCACTGTGCCCTTGCCGCGATTGCAGACCGGTGGACCAAAGCTGCGCAAGAAAGACCTGACCCCGGCCCAGATCGACCGCCTCAACGCCTATTACGCCGCCGATTACGCGGCCTTTGGCGATATCCTGCAACCGACCTGA
- a CDS encoding sulfotransferase: MTESKPKPAGIEGHVFVVTYGRSGSTLVQNLLNAIPGYCIRGENNNTLGLMARSWHEVQGNTILNNLARNGVETSPEHPWYGGEKINATRYGRSLAQVFSREILSPPPGTRVAGFKEIRWANEGTPLPISLNFLAGFLKNSRFIFNTRDHDEVARSGWWATMDPDKVKARLAKAEAAFAQYRTRHPERCLHIHYNDYVSDHTKLKPMYDFLGEPFDLDRVDAVMSRELTHLKEDDA, encoded by the coding sequence GTGACAGAGTCCAAACCGAAACCGGCCGGGATCGAGGGGCACGTCTTTGTTGTCACCTATGGCCGGTCAGGCTCAACCTTGGTGCAGAACCTGCTCAACGCTATCCCCGGCTATTGCATCCGGGGCGAAAACAACAACACGCTGGGTCTGATGGCGCGCTCGTGGCACGAAGTGCAGGGCAACACCATCCTCAACAACCTCGCGCGCAACGGCGTCGAAACCTCGCCCGAGCATCCGTGGTATGGCGGCGAAAAGATCAATGCGACGCGCTATGGCCGGTCGCTGGCTCAGGTTTTTTCGCGTGAAATCCTGTCGCCGCCGCCGGGCACCCGTGTCGCCGGGTTCAAGGAAATCCGCTGGGCCAACGAAGGCACGCCGCTGCCCATTTCGCTGAACTTCCTGGCCGGCTTCCTTAAGAACAGCCGCTTTATCTTCAACACACGCGACCATGACGAGGTGGCGCGCTCGGGGTGGTGGGCCACGATGGACCCGGACAAGGTCAAGGCCCGGCTGGCCAAGGCCGAAGCTGCCTTTGCACAATACCGGACGCGCCACCCCGAACGGTGCCTGCACATCCATTACAATGACTACGTCAGCGATCACACCAAGCTGAAGCCGATGTATGATTTCCTTGGCGAGCCGTTTGATCTTGACCGTGTCGACGCTGTGATGAGCCGCGAACTGACGCATCTGAAAGAAGACGACGCATGA
- a CDS encoding TRAP transporter small permease, whose translation MRPIQKLTILLGGVCLTAMALITCAEVVMRYAFSHPIFGSAEMVQMVLGILVFAGMFTVARERSHVTVSLFEPFFLRHIPRLYRFVFNAMSLLGVSAIAVILGWRVWDLLSYPESTVVLRLPMLWIVGGMTLLAALAILAALAAMRAPQEPRE comes from the coding sequence ATGAGACCTATCCAGAAACTGACGATCCTGCTGGGCGGGGTCTGTCTGACCGCCATGGCGCTGATCACCTGCGCCGAAGTCGTGATGCGCTATGCCTTCAGCCATCCGATCTTTGGCTCGGCCGAGATGGTCCAGATGGTGCTGGGCATTCTGGTCTTTGCCGGGATGTTCACCGTGGCGCGCGAGCGGTCACATGTGACGGTTTCGTTGTTCGAGCCGTTCTTCCTGCGCCACATCCCGCGGCTTTATCGCTTCGTTTTCAACGCGATGAGCCTGCTCGGCGTCAGTGCGATTGCTGTCATTCTGGGCTGGCGCGTGTGGGATCTGCTGTCTTACCCCGAATCGACGGTCGTCCTGCGCCTGCCGATGCTGTGGATCGTCGGCGGCATGACGCTGCTGGCGGCCCTCGCGATCCTTGCCGCGCTGGCGGCGATGCGCGCGCCCCAAGAACCCCGGGAATAG